The genomic interval TTGGCCATTGTGATGCCGTCCCCGACATGATCGCCATGCCCGTGGGTTAAAATGATCCAATCAGGATGGATATCCTCAGCCTTGACGGGCGCCAGTGGATTGCCTGTTAGAAAGGGATCAATGGCAATGGATGTTCCTTCATTTTCTACCAAAAAGGCCGAATGACTTAAATAAGTTAACTTTGGCATGGTACATCCTCCCTTTATTTTTTCGTTATGAAAAAATGTGTCTTCTAATAAATTGACAAAAAACACTTAAAAATCAAGCCTTTTTTACACATCTCCGCTGGTGGGGCGCAAAACAATTTCTTCCGGCGTTGCCCGCACATCGGCATTGCAGGCAGACCAGACCACTTCGGCCACATCCCGGGGACGCATCATCCGGCCGCGATCGGGTGTTTCCTCAAAATCATTCCAGATGGCCGTGTCCGTCGCGCCGGGAAGAACGGCCGTCACCCGAACGTTGTAGGGAATCAGCTCCTGCCGAAGAACGCGGGTAAAACCCAGCTGGCCGAATTTTGAGGAACAATAGGCGGAACAATTGGGAAAAGCCGTGTTTCCGGCGACCGAAACCAGGTTCACAATATGACCGGATTTTTTCTGCATAAATTCGGGTAAAAAGGCTCGGGTAACCAGAAATGTCCCCGTCAGATTGGTGTTCAAAATGGTCTGCCAGTCTTCGAGGGTCGTTTCCCAGGTCGGTTTAAAACGGGTTACCCCTGCGTTGTTAATCAAGATGTCAATGGTCCCAAAGGTTTCCATGACGGCGGTTTTCAGCCGAATCACATCCTCCGGTTTAGAAACATCACAGGTTATCGGCGTGGATTGACCCTGAATTTCGGCAGAGGCGATCTTTAACTTCTCAGGATCTCTCGAGGCCAAAACCACGCGGGCCCCATTTTCTGCAAAAAGCCTCGCAACCGCCAAACCAATGCCTTCGCTGGCTCCGGTTACGACCACAATTTTATTTTGAATGCGATTTTCAATCATGGCAAATCTCTTTCGATTACGCATGATTAATTAATCGCAAAAATTCCTCCCGGGTGGACGTACGGTTGCGAAAGGCCCCGTACATGGCACTGGTGGTCATAACGGAATTCTGCTTTTCCACGCCGCGCATCATCATGCACAGGTGCTGGCCCTCCACCACAACGGCCACACCCAACGGATGCAGCACATTCTGAAGCGCATCGGCAATTTGGGTCGTCATCCGCTCCTGGACCTGAAGCCGCCGCGCAAACATGTCCACAATCCGCGGAATCTTGCTGATTCCAATAATTTTTCCATTGGGAATGTAAGCGATATGAGCCTTCCCGAAAAACGGCAGCAGGTGGTGTTCACACAAGCTGTAATAGTCAATATCTTTTACAATCACCATTTCGTCGTATTTTTCCTCAAAAAGGGCCCCATTTAAGATTTCTTTCAGATTCTGTTTGTAGCCCTTCGTCAAATATTGAAATGCGCTTGCCACCCGCTCCGGTGTTTTCAAGAGCCCTTCCCGATGCGGATCCTCACCCAGCTTTTCCAGAAATTCCCGTACCAGTTTTTCCATTGCATTCAATTCCTTGCTTTCTTTTATTCCCCCCGATAGGTGACGAAATTGTTTCGCGACTCGTACAATTTTATCTCGTACAGTTCCCCTTCATCTATTTTATCTGCCAGAATCTCCCAAAATTTCATGGCCAGGTTTTCGGCTGTGGGAATCACCTCCTTCAAAAAAGGCACATCATAATTCAAGTGCTTGTGGTCTACTTTTTCCACAATTTCTTTTGTCAGAATTTCCTTTAGCCGGGTCAGATCGATCACCATTCCTGTTTCCGGGTGGACATCCCCCCGCACCGTCACTTCCAGGTCATAATTGTGACCATGCCCCAGAATATTGTTACACAAACCAAAAATCTCCGCATTTTTTTCATCCGAAAAATCGGGATTGTACAATCGGTGGGCCGCACTAAATGTTACACGTTTGGTCACATAAATCACGCTTAAAAACCCTTTCTTTCCTTCCCGTTTGAACGATATTACAGAGCCATCATCTGCTGCAGGGCTTTTCGGGCCCCTGCTACCACAGATTCCGACAATTCAACGACATTTACCTCTCCCAAATTCTCCAGAACATACAGCACATCATTAGGGCTGACTTTCCACATGTTCGGGCAGGGTGATTTTGCCAGAGGCACCACGGTTTTATCCGGATTTTCGTCGGCCAGACGTGTGACCAGATTGATTTCCGTCCCGATAACAATAGTGCTGCCGGGGGGCGCTTGCCGTACATAATCGACAATAAACTTGGTGGATCCGGTAGCATCGGCCTGTTTCACAATGGAGGGATCACATTCGGGATGAACAATCAGCCTGGCATCCGGGTAAGTTTTCCGTGCCTGATCCACGTGAAATTTCCGGAACCAGGTGTGTACGTGGCAGTACCCTTCCCATAAAATCACACGCGCCCGGCGAATAGCCTCTGGTGTGGCCCCTCCGCCGGGAACGCCCGGATGCCACACCACCACTTCCTCATCCGGAATTCCCAAAAATATCGACACATTTTTGCCTAAATTTTTATCGGGAAAGAAAAACACTTTCTCGGACTGCTCAAATCCCCATTCAAACGCCTTTTGCGCATTGGAAGAGGTGCACGTGGTTCCCCGATGTTCTCCGACAAAGGCCTTCAACCCGGCACTGGAATTCACATAAACGATGGGGGTGACGTTCTCCGTATCGATGACCCGGCCCAATTCTCTCCAGACTGCATCTACCTGGGAGAAGGATGCAAAATCCGCCAGGGGGCACCCCGCATCCGGATCGGGGTGAATCACCTTTTGATGGGGTTTTGCCAGCACGGCGGCACTCTCGGCCATGAACCGAACTCCACAAAACACAATAAATTCGGCCGTTTCAAGATTCGATGCCCGGCGAGAAAGATCAAAGGAATCGCCTACAAAATCGGAAATCCCCACAATGGATTTCCGCTGGTAGTGATGACCCAAAATCACCAGGCGATTACCCCATTTCTTTTTGATTTCCTTAATTCTCTGGATGGCTGCCTTTTCGTTGATCGCTTTGTAGGTTTCCGGTACGTTTTTTGTGGATACGGGCATGGTCTATTCTTTCATTTTTTCAAATTACAAGCACTGTTTTCGAATGCTACAACGCACAGATCTGTTATATTTTACTGATTATTTTGAAAGAATTCAAATAATTTTCAGAATAAAACGTCACACCTTCCGAATGGATTTATGAGCATCCGGCACTCTTTAAGTGCCGGGGACTTTCATATCAAATCCATCAATAGGGATAAAAAATATAAAACAAAAGCGAAAAACCGGCCAGTACCCACAACCCGCCTGGAATTTCTTTCGTCCGGCCCGAAACAATCTTTACCAATGGATACAACACAAAACCGGCGGTCATGCCAATGCCGAGATTGTAGGTAAAGCTCATCAGCACAATGGTCGAAAACGCCGGAATAGCCTCCGTTAAGTCACTGAATTTG from Calditrichota bacterium carries:
- a CDS encoding SDR family oxidoreductase → MRNRKRFAMIENRIQNKIVVVTGASEGIGLAVARLFAENGARVVLASRDPEKLKIASAEIQGQSTPITCDVSKPEDVIRLKTAVMETFGTIDILINNAGVTRFKPTWETTLEDWQTILNTNLTGTFLVTRAFLPEFMQKKSGHIVNLVSVAGNTAFPNCSAYCSSKFGQLGFTRVLRQELIPYNVRVTAVLPGATDTAIWNDFEETPDRGRMMRPRDVAEVVWSACNADVRATPEEIVLRPTSGDV
- the folE gene encoding GTP cyclohydrolase I FolE, with the translated sequence MEKLVREFLEKLGEDPHREGLLKTPERVASAFQYLTKGYKQNLKEILNGALFEEKYDEMVIVKDIDYYSLCEHHLLPFFGKAHIAYIPNGKIIGISKIPRIVDMFARRLQVQERMTTQIADALQNVLHPLGVAVVVEGQHLCMMMRGVEKQNSVMTTSAMYGAFRNRTSTREEFLRLINHA
- a CDS encoding 6-carboxytetrahydropterin synthase, with translation MIYVTKRVTFSAAHRLYNPDFSDEKNAEIFGLCNNILGHGHNYDLEVTVRGDVHPETGMVIDLTRLKEILTKEIVEKVDHKHLNYDVPFLKEVIPTAENLAMKFWEILADKIDEGELYEIKLYESRNNFVTYRGE
- the nadA gene encoding quinolinate synthase NadA, with the translated sequence MPVSTKNVPETYKAINEKAAIQRIKEIKKKWGNRLVILGHHYQRKSIVGISDFVGDSFDLSRRASNLETAEFIVFCGVRFMAESAAVLAKPHQKVIHPDPDAGCPLADFASFSQVDAVWRELGRVIDTENVTPIVYVNSSAGLKAFVGEHRGTTCTSSNAQKAFEWGFEQSEKVFFFPDKNLGKNVSIFLGIPDEEVVVWHPGVPGGGATPEAIRRARVILWEGYCHVHTWFRKFHVDQARKTYPDARLIVHPECDPSIVKQADATGSTKFIVDYVRQAPPGSTIVIGTEINLVTRLADENPDKTVVPLAKSPCPNMWKVSPNDVLYVLENLGEVNVVELSESVVAGARKALQQMMAL